One window from the genome of Plasmodium reichenowi strain SY57 chromosome 8, whole genome shotgun sequence encodes:
- a CDS encoding CCR4-associated factor 1 — protein MDERTKIVDVWANNLEEEFERIRDIVEKHPYVAIDTEFPGIVARPTGNVLDYNYQTIKCNVDLLKVIQLGVTFSNGKGEMPNVSTWQFNFKFDLDSDMYAQNSIDFLKLSGINFEKHQSLGIELLHFGEVIMSSGLVMNEDVKWISFHGCYDFAYLLKILTCSALPHNEAAFFELLNDFFPSLYDIKYLLLNLNIKQLSRTFSLQKISEILSVKRIGRQHQAGSDSLVTCKTFFKLMEMYFDNKIDDKKYSGIIYGLGSTIKNYNPKLDDHNNNNRYHNHHNNYNNHNYVKNSNNSNNNNNKYNNNNNNSNNSNNSNNSSNSNNNNSNNNNNNNSNNNNSINSHHSHNNNNNMLMNAPNNNPMSNYIDAKEYHPTGFNKDIPKLHNKNDVMFHMYADNNQNSYNNISSNINNIHGTNNYITNAIYSSDTVNNYVLNKFVNNSPPSPSSSLSSPPHPPHLPHPPQLLNNTGNKNVRLSLNTSSYMNSKSTDPIGMNNHNNNNNLSSSSRSYMTSYPSSGIKNSLDTSKIMGPIYNDIPRNITSNLNSDLNNIANENMMNISGLTNGNNLSPTLSANNGIMSPNLSNANNGLLNLNNTNLNNSINNSINGSLILGGMNNNGHTNNSINNNHNNNGNAINMNINGMGIMNSSMSISGLSTNLNMNNLYGDIRNLGGSTSNINLNNMNSMNELNNLKSGSISNISSCDESMIGLNKNIYSTNNGPLIGNMINNNVYNANINYNNYNYNSINTNNSSNNSFLNSVNYNTAYAHGNNPSISPGGNNNMSTNNFYSIQNKYNNFGKYSSNLNYVNPLSQSINEVKSMAGEDYCDIDKRSIDNLGSSKNSFANNKNLLGKINNNNNNNNISSSSSTSHHINFKNTISNNNSNINNNNLNINSTTSAHPMNNPNMNDTNNLNIKRNMKNESFINDLSTNKNELNNMGDHVGMENLNMLVQNMNIKRDEKYKDEKINNNNNMSKNMMLNLNNNSSISNVNNLNNMMNSNNDLMKNNSTTYMKNINMSMSNINNGVTNTVLNTDLKVPSNLNQNGINVTNSTTYITANSLDNNNNLNSGNNINDHGNNSGKGINHANPTIISNDNKINVASHNKGNTSIDGNWINGPINNTNTSNKYSEGKDKDANTEDNKIGYKANDNNNNSSNNNRNNNGKVLSNNKNSNKGNNKNSKNKSKNNNDPNKKASGDNLNEPDYKENNMNNNNNNNNNNNNNNNNNNNNNNNNNSNNNNNNNNNSNNNSNNNNNNNNNSNNNNNNNNNSNNNNNNSNNNNNNSNNNNNNSNHNNNNNSNNNNNNNYNHSTIISNNDNEDNSNHTTNNNEQQDKDDKNNNMKTEGNNSKFSKQHGNMNIRNKNNDKNNFLNSNNLVNSNVEDVNNFNNIINQRNHCNKNYINFIKEDQQEVDQKELHASNISHMLNEDNSNDIMDKNISYNNPYNNNANYYKSDNIKLYRGFEKNSCHQLILKNSFSNNSNMTENEGIIMHDMNKMNNPNNADILLGNENLLGIKNLNNYMNPNVHNTERNNELNNNNTNMITNKKNMNSCNNDMLHKQINNFNIININKVHNNISNSLFSNNMSNYNVLSENMNINNNSNTNNTTNNNFMNKKNSKANLNVFNQSLINNLNLNLNNFYLNNENSFNKINMNYSNINSTSYYFNNNDNNMNNTQHYYSSFIPEHFATDKIVTKQSSEKNNNINNTSTMYKEKKEELNLNFKEKNFADKNLPTEKYPGAVLETVDNNFGYPNYEYKTKDHKYFYDN, from the coding sequence atGGATGAGAGAACGAAAATAGTTGACGTGTGGGCAAATAATTTAGAAGAGGAGTTTGAAAGAATACGAGATATTGTTGAAAAACATCCTTATGTTGCCATTGATACAGAATTTCCAGGTATAGTAGCACGGCCCACGGGAAATGTCTTAGATTATAATTATCAGACCATAAAATGTAATGTAGATTTATTAAAAGTTATTCAGTTAGGTGTTACCTTTTCCAATGGGAAAGGTGAGATGCCGAATGTTTCGACATGGCAATTTAATTTTAAGTTTGATTTAGATAGTGATATGTATGCACAAAATTCTATagattttttaaaattaagTGGAATAAATTTTGAAAAACATCAATCATTAGGTATAGAATTATTACACTTTGGAGAAGTTATTATGTCATCAGGTTTAGTTATGAATGAAGATGTAAAATGGATATCATTTCATGGTTGTTATGATTTTgcttatttattaaaaatattgacATGTTCAGCTTTACCTCACAATGAAGCAGCATTTTTTGAATTACTAAACGATTTTTTCCCATCATTATATGACatcaaatatttattattaaatttaaatatcAAACAATTAAGTAGAACTTTCTCCCTGCAAAAAATTAGTGAAATCTTAAGTGTTAAAAGAATAGGAAGACAACACCAAGCGGGTTCAGATTCATTAGTAACTTgtaaaacattttttaaattgaTGGAAATGTATTTTGATAACAAAattgatgataaaaaatattcgGGTATTATATATGGATTAGGTTCaacaattaaaaattataaccCTAAATTAGatgatcataataataataatagataTCACAACCATCacaataattataataatcacaactatgtaaaaaatagtaacaatagtaataataataataacaaatataataataataataataatagtaacaATAGTAACAATAGTAACAACAGTAGTAacagtaataataataatagtaacaataacaataataataatagtaacaataataatagtattaATAGTCATCATAGtcacaataataataataatatgcTCATGAATGCGCCAAATAATAATCCAATGAGTAATTATATTGATGCAAAAGAATATCATCCAACTGGTTTTAACAAAGACATTCCAAaattacataataaaaatgatgtGATGTTTCATATGTATGCAGATAACAATCAGAATAGCTATAATAACATTTCTTCAAATATCAATAATATACACGGTActaataattatataacaaatgCTATATATAGTAGTGATACAGTGAATAATTATGTCCTTAATAAATTTGTAAATAACTCACCACCTTCTCCATCTTCTTCCCTTTCATCACCACCACATCCACCTCATCTTCCACACCCACCacaattattaaataatacaggtaataaaaatgtgaGATTATCATTAAATACGAGTTCATATATGAATAGTAAAAGCACCGATCCAATTGGTATGAACAACcacaacaataataataatttaagtAGTTCCAGCAGAAGTTATATGACATCATACCCTAGTAGTGGTATTAAAAACAGCTTGGATACTTCAAAAATTATGGGacctatatataatgatattcCAAGAAATATAACAAGTAATTTGAATAGcgatttaaataatattgcCAACGAaaatatgatgaatataAGTGGTCTAACAAATGGTAATAATTTATCACCCACTTTAAGTGCAAATAATGGTATAATGAGTCCCAATTTGTCGAATGCAAATAATGGCTTATTGAATTTAAACAACACAAACTTAAACAATAGTATAAATAACAGTATAAATGGTTCTTTAATTTTGGGAGGGATGAATAATAATGGGCATACGAATAAtagtattaataataatcataataataatggtaatgctataaatatgaatataaatggTATGGGTATAATGAACAGTAGTATGAGTATCAGTGGGTTAAGTACTAATTTGAACatgaataatttatatggAGATATCAGAAATTTGGGTGGTAGCACATCGAATATAAACTTGAACAATATGAATAGTATGaatgaattaaataatcTAAAGAGCGGTAGTATAAGTAATATAAGTAGTTGTGATGAAAGTATGATAGgtttaaataaaaatatatattcaacAAACAATGGTCCTTTGATTGgaaatatgataaataataatgtatataatgcaaatataaattataataattacaatTATAATAGCATCAACACtaataatagtagtaataattcatttttaaatagTGTGAATTATAATACGGCTTATGCTCATGGAAATAATCCATCAATATCACCGGGgggaaataataatatgagtacaaataatttttattcaattcaaaataaatataacaattttGGTAAATATTCATCAAACCTTAATTATGTGAATCCATTATCACAAAGTATAAATGAAGTTAAGTCAATGGCTGGTGAAGATTATTGTGATATAGATAAAAGAAGTATAGATAATTTAGGTAGTAGTAAAAATTCATTTgcaaataataaaaatcttcttggaaaaataaataataataataataataataatattagtagtagtagtagtacATCTCAtcatattaattttaaaaataccatatcgaataataattcaaacataaacaataataatcttaatattaatagtaCTACTAGTGCTCATCCTATGAATAATCCAAACATGAATGATACGAACAATTTGAATATCAAGagaaatatgaaaaatgaaTCATTTATAAATGACCTGtcaacaaataaaaatgaattaaataatatgggAGATCATGTTGGTATGGAGAACTTAAATATGTTAGTacaaaatatgaatatcAAAAGagatgaaaaatataaagatgaaaaaatcaataacaataataatatgagtaaaaatatgatgttaaatttgaataataattcatcTATTTCAAATGTAAacaatttaaataatatgatgaATAGTAATAATGATTTAATGAAGAATAATAGTACAacatatatgaaaaatatcAATATGTCTATGtcaaatattaataatggAGTCACTAATACTGTTTTAAATACTGACTTAAAGGTACCTTCGAATTTGAATCAAAACGGTATAAATGTAACGAATTCGACAACATATATAACTGCTAATAGTcttgataataataataatttgaatagtggtaataatattaatgatcATGGGAATAATTCAGGTAAGGGTATAAATCATGCAAATCCAACCATTATAagtaatgataataaaattaatgtAGCTAGTCATAATAAAGGTAATACTTCTATAGATGGAAATTGGATTAATGGAccaataaataatacaaatacTAGTAATAAATATAGTGAAGGAAAAGATAAAGATGCTAATActgaagataataaaataggTTACAAAGCAAATGACAACAATAACAACAGTAGTAATAACAATAGGAATAATAATGGAAAAGTTCTAAGCAATAATAAAAACTCAAATAAAGGTAATAATAAGAACAgcaaaaataaaagtaagaataataatgacCCGAATAAGAAAGCATCGGGTGATAATTTAAACGAACCTGATTataaggaaaataatatgaataataataataataataataataataataacaacaataataacaataataacaataataacaataataataatagtaacaataataataacaataataataatagtaacaataatagtaacaataataataacaataataataatagtaacaacaataataacaataataataatagtaacaacaataataataatagtaacaataataataataatagtaacaataataataacaatagtaaccataataataacaataatagcaacaataataataataataattataatcataGTACCATAATTAGTAATAATGACAATGAAGATAATAGTAATCATACaactaataataatgaacaACAGGATAAggatgataaaaataataatatgaaaacTGAAGGTAATAATTCAAAATTTTCCAAGCAACATGGGAACATGAATATaagaaacaaaaataatgataaaaataattttttaaatagtAATAACCTTGTGAATTCTAATGTCGAAGATGTAAacaattttaataatataattaatcAAAGAAATCATTGTAATAAGAACtacataaattttataaaagagGACCAACAAGAAGTAGATCAAAAAGAATTACATGCATCAAATATATCCCATATGTTAAATGAAGACAATTCAAATGATATTAtggataaaaatatatcatataataatccctataataataatgctaattattacaaatcagataatataaaattatatagaggttttgaaaaaaatagttGTCATcaattaatattaaaaaacaGTTTCTCcaataatagtaatatgACGGAAAATGAAGGAATTATTATGCatgatatgaataaaatgaataatcCTAATAATGCTGATATACTATTGGGTAATGAAAATTTACTAGGTATTAAAAatttgaataattatatgaatccaaatgtacataataccgaaagaaataatgaactcaacaacaataatacCAATATgataacaaataaaaaaaatatgaacagttgtaataatgatatgttacataaacaaattaataattttaatattattaatataaataaagtacataataatatatccaattctttatttagtaataatatgagtaattataatgtattaagtgaaaatatgaacataaataataatagtaatacaaataatacaacaaataataattttatgaataaaaaaaatagcAAAGCAAatttaaatgtatttaATCAAAGCTTAATAAATAACTTAAATTTAAACctaaataatttttatcttAATAACGAAAATTCATTTAACAAAattaatatgaattatagtaatattaatagtaCCAGTTACTATTTTAATAAcaatgataataatatgaataatacCCAACATTATTACAGTTCATTTATACCTGAACATTTCGCTACAGATAAAATAGTTACTAAACAAAGTTCTGagaagaataataatattaataatactAGTACAATgtataaagaaaaaaaggaagaaCTGAATCTAAACtttaaggaaaaaaattttgCAGACAAAAACCTACCAACAGAAAAATACCCAGGCGCCGTATTGGAAACAgttgataataattttggATATCCAAATTATGAGTACAAAACTAAGGAccataaatatttttatgataacTAA